The following proteins come from a genomic window of Loxodonta africana isolate mLoxAfr1 chromosome 19, mLoxAfr1.hap2, whole genome shotgun sequence:
- the RAN gene encoding GTP-binding nuclear protein Ran, whose protein sequence is MAAQGEPQVQFKLVLVGDGGTGKTTFVKRHLTGEFEKKYVATLGVEVHPLVFHTNRGPIKFNVWDTAGQEKFGGLRDGYYIQAQCAIIMFDVTSRVTYKNVPNWHRDLVRVCENIPIVLCGNKVDIKDRKVKAKSIVFHRKKNLQYYDISAKSNYNFEKPFLWLARKLIGDPNLEFVAMPALAPPEVVMDPALAAQYEHDLEVAQTTALPDEDDDL, encoded by the exons ATGGCTGCCCAAGGAGAACCCCAAGTCCAGTTTAAA CTCGTATTGGTTGGTGATGGTGGTACTGGAAAAACTACATTTGTGAAACGTCATCTGACTGGTGAATTTGAGAAGAAGTATGTAG CCACCTTGGGTGTTGAGGTCCATCCCCTTGTGTTCCATACTAACAGAGGACCCATTAAATTCAACGTGTGGGATACAGCTGGTCAGGAGAAATTTGGGGGACTGAGAGATGGCTATTATATCCAAG CCCAGTGTGCCATTATAATGTTTGATGTAACATCGAGAGTTACTTACAAGAACGTGCCTAACTGGCATAGGGATCTGGTTCGAGTATGTGAAAACATCCCCATTGTGTTGTGTGGCAACAAAGTGGACATCAAGGACAGGAAAGTTAAGGCAAAATCCATCGTCTTCCACCGAAAGAAGAATCTTCAG tacTATGACATTTCTGCCAAAAGTAACTACAACTTTGAAAAGCCCTTCCTTTGGCTTGCTAGAAAACTAATTGGAGATCCTAACTTGGAGTTTGTTGCCATGCCTGCTCTTGCCCCACCAGAGGTTGTCATGGACCCAGCTTTGGCAGCACAATATGAGCATGATTTAGAG GTTGCGCAGACAACTGCTCTCCCGGATGAGGATGACGACCTGTGA